Proteins from one Podarcis raffonei isolate rPodRaf1 chromosome 1, rPodRaf1.pri, whole genome shotgun sequence genomic window:
- the LOC128420589 gene encoding protein lifeguard 3-like isoform X1 translates to MSRPSAPPPGYDDRNPLYPPPAGGYPAGYPGGYPQPQPQPPPYSGGYAQPGGYSQPGGYPQPVPIMPTVPMGFGDVYGGGAAGEDGTFTTADWDDKKVRHVFIRKVYTIISLQLLITVGIIAVFTFVEPVSSFVRRNVAVYYVSYAVFFVTYLVLACCEGPRRRFPWNLILLTIFTLAMGFMTGTIASMYSTKAVIICMIITAIVAIIVTIFCFQTKVDFTSCTGLFCVLGIVVMVTGIITAIVLAFKYVYWLHMLYAGIGAIAFTLFLAYDTQLLLGNRKHAMSPEEYVYGALKIYTDIVYIFTFLLQIVGSRD, encoded by the exons ATGTCACGCCCCTCTGCTCCTCCGCCAGGCTACGATGATCGGAACCCCCTCTATCCTCCACCAGCGGGGGGATATCCTGCGGGGTACCCAGGAGGctacccccagccccagccccagcccccaccATACAGTGGTGGGTACGCACAGCCTGGAGGCTACTCGCAACCAGGGGGTTATCCACAGCCAGTTCCTATTATGCCTACAGTCCCAATGGGCTTTG GAGATGTCTATGGTGGTGGCGCTGCTGGAGAGGATGGGACTTTCACTACAGCAGACTGGGATGACAAGAAAGTCAGACACGTTTTCATCCGCAAG GTCTACACCATCATTTCTCTGCAGCTGCTGATAACTGTGGGCATCATTGCAGTCTTCACCTTTGT TGAACCCGTATccagttttgtaaggagaaatgttGCTGTATACTACGTATCTTA TGCTGTGTTCTTCGTCACTTACCTGGTGCTGGCATGCTGTGAGGGCCCACG GAGACGCTTCCCATGGAATCTTATCCTTCTGACCATCTTT ACACTGGCCATGGGATTCATGACGGGCACCATTGCTAG CATGTACTCTACAAAGGCTGTTATAATTTGCATGATAATCACAGCTATTGTGGCCATAATTGTCACCATCTTCTGCTTCCAGACAAAG GTGGATTTCACATCCTGTACCGGCTTGTTCTGTGTGTTGGGCATTGTCGTCATGGTGACTGGGATTATCACAGCCATTGTTCTGGCCTTCAAATAC GTCTATTGGCTCCACATGCTGTATGCAGGCATTGGTGCCATTGCCTTCACCCTG TTTCTTGCCTATGATACCCAGTTGCTGCTGGGCAACAGAAAACACGCCATGAGCCCTGAGGAATATGTCTACGGCGCCCTCAAGATCTACACAGACATAGTCTACATCTTCACCTTCCTCTTGCAGATTGTGGGCAGCAGAGATTAG
- the LOC128420589 gene encoding protein lifeguard 3-like isoform X2 codes for MSRPSAPPPGYDDRNPLYPPPAGGYPAGYPGGYPQPQPQPPPYSGDVYGGGAAGEDGTFTTADWDDKKVRHVFIRKVYTIISLQLLITVGIIAVFTFVEPVSSFVRRNVAVYYVSYAVFFVTYLVLACCEGPRRRFPWNLILLTIFTLAMGFMTGTIASMYSTKAVIICMIITAIVAIIVTIFCFQTKVDFTSCTGLFCVLGIVVMVTGIITAIVLAFKYVYWLHMLYAGIGAIAFTLFLAYDTQLLLGNRKHAMSPEEYVYGALKIYTDIVYIFTFLLQIVGSRD; via the exons ATGTCACGCCCCTCTGCTCCTCCGCCAGGCTACGATGATCGGAACCCCCTCTATCCTCCACCAGCGGGGGGATATCCTGCGGGGTACCCAGGAGGctacccccagccccagccccagcccccaccATACAGTG GAGATGTCTATGGTGGTGGCGCTGCTGGAGAGGATGGGACTTTCACTACAGCAGACTGGGATGACAAGAAAGTCAGACACGTTTTCATCCGCAAG GTCTACACCATCATTTCTCTGCAGCTGCTGATAACTGTGGGCATCATTGCAGTCTTCACCTTTGT TGAACCCGTATccagttttgtaaggagaaatgttGCTGTATACTACGTATCTTA TGCTGTGTTCTTCGTCACTTACCTGGTGCTGGCATGCTGTGAGGGCCCACG GAGACGCTTCCCATGGAATCTTATCCTTCTGACCATCTTT ACACTGGCCATGGGATTCATGACGGGCACCATTGCTAG CATGTACTCTACAAAGGCTGTTATAATTTGCATGATAATCACAGCTATTGTGGCCATAATTGTCACCATCTTCTGCTTCCAGACAAAG GTGGATTTCACATCCTGTACCGGCTTGTTCTGTGTGTTGGGCATTGTCGTCATGGTGACTGGGATTATCACAGCCATTGTTCTGGCCTTCAAATAC GTCTATTGGCTCCACATGCTGTATGCAGGCATTGGTGCCATTGCCTTCACCCTG TTTCTTGCCTATGATACCCAGTTGCTGCTGGGCAACAGAAAACACGCCATGAGCCCTGAGGAATATGTCTACGGCGCCCTCAAGATCTACACAGACATAGTCTACATCTTCACCTTCCTCTTGCAGATTGTGGGCAGCAGAGATTAG